A genomic window from Pelagicoccus albus includes:
- a CDS encoding sigma-70 family RNA polymerase sigma factor: MESLPQANILSIVRFRRALNWIIANPAWLEAFSGELADLGLKGQRQGISLERALRTLALENKYQLAKRCLHKGLERIRSEEAQRLANLLGVTKLRPQRYSDSLPEKKWKEIQSLCLTRLNQGYQKYKDAQTELFLEYSELPKTWTDRLRIRASKKEDALQVARLALLEAIDRIEPEQNFASYAGSWIKRRLRNHILEELSPVKTPVNLISEALRSSDKRHEALADAIRAGTISLDASPIELSKTQEHGELSSEENPAYQHVAVVETTKLVRDALSGLSQKQREVIEMRFGLGDDMECLSLAQVGNKTGISRQQVAQREKRAFQKLRSTLTEASRELFQYSQAATC, from the coding sequence ATGGAATCCCTGCCCCAAGCCAACATCCTGAGCATAGTCAGGTTTCGCCGCGCCCTGAATTGGATAATTGCCAATCCCGCGTGGCTAGAGGCTTTTTCTGGCGAACTGGCAGACCTTGGACTCAAAGGACAGCGACAAGGGATTTCGCTAGAACGGGCACTGAGGACTTTAGCGCTGGAAAACAAGTACCAGTTGGCGAAGCGTTGCCTACACAAGGGCCTTGAGCGGATCAGGTCTGAGGAAGCGCAAAGGCTAGCCAACCTTCTAGGTGTAACGAAACTCCGTCCCCAAAGGTACTCGGACTCCCTACCGGAAAAGAAATGGAAAGAGATTCAAAGCCTATGCCTCACGCGACTGAACCAAGGCTACCAGAAATATAAAGATGCTCAAACAGAGCTCTTCTTAGAGTACTCTGAGCTACCGAAAACCTGGACTGATAGACTTAGAATAAGAGCATCAAAAAAGGAGGACGCCCTTCAGGTTGCCCGCTTGGCTCTTTTGGAGGCGATTGACCGGATCGAGCCTGAACAAAATTTCGCCAGCTACGCAGGAAGCTGGATTAAACGCAGACTACGGAATCACATTTTGGAAGAGCTGAGCCCCGTAAAGACTCCAGTGAACTTGATTTCGGAAGCTCTTCGTTCTTCCGACAAACGACACGAGGCCCTCGCGGATGCCATTCGCGCTGGAACAATTTCACTAGACGCCTCACCCATAGAGCTGAGCAAAACTCAAGAGCACGGCGAATTGAGCAGCGAGGAGAATCCCGCTTACCAGCATGTCGCTGTCGTGGAGACTACCAAACTGGTTAGGGATGCCCTTTCAGGACTCAGCCAGAAGCAACGAGAGGTGATCGAGATGCGATTCGGACTTGGAGACGATATGGAGTGTTTATCCCTCGCCCAAGTCGGAAACAAAACTGGCATCTCCCGGCAGCAAGTCGCCCAACGCGAGAAACGGGCATTCCAAAAACTGAGGAGCACCTTAACGGAAGCGAGCCGAGAGCTATTTCAATACAGCCAAGCAGCAACCTGTTGA
- the nadD gene encoding nicotinate-nucleotide adenylyltransferase produces the protein MSNRIGIMGGSFDPIHSGHLIIALDAVEQFELEKVLFVPAYQAPLKSKSPSASAEARMKMVELATSDEDRFQASDVDYQCKDTSYSVRTARNLKKEFPEAELFWILGADQIAQLHLWRDIEELARVVSFIAFDRPGSKNQTSGKMPEHTRLLLGEPRPLQISSTEIRDRLKSHRGAKYFLPAKVFDYIKAENLYI, from the coding sequence GTGAGCAATAGAATAGGAATCATGGGAGGCAGCTTCGATCCGATCCACTCGGGGCACCTAATAATAGCTCTCGACGCCGTGGAGCAGTTCGAATTGGAAAAAGTTCTCTTCGTGCCAGCCTATCAGGCTCCCCTTAAATCGAAATCACCATCTGCCTCAGCCGAGGCTCGCATGAAAATGGTGGAGCTTGCAACCAGCGACGAAGACCGCTTTCAAGCTTCGGATGTAGACTATCAGTGCAAGGACACGAGCTACTCCGTGCGAACCGCTAGGAATTTGAAAAAGGAATTCCCGGAAGCAGAGCTTTTCTGGATCCTGGGAGCAGATCAAATCGCTCAACTTCACCTCTGGAGGGATATCGAGGAACTCGCCCGAGTGGTAAGCTTCATCGCATTCGATCGCCCCGGATCAAAGAACCAAACCAGTGGCAAGATGCCAGAGCACACCCGACTACTGCTCGGAGAGCCCAGACCCCTTCAGATCAGCTCTACTGAAATCCGCGATCGCCTGAAAAGCCACCGGGGGGCCAAGTACTTCTTGCCAGCTAAAGTGTTTGATTACATCAAGGCCGAAAATCTCTATATTTAG
- the rsfS gene encoding ribosome silencing factor, whose translation MSTEPNVELNGEELLALCCKTLDDAKAEDIVALDVRETSSITNYLVLASGLAEAHLRALRRDLDKALKNHKVKILGVDEGEFSGWAVVDAFDIMIHLFSQETRDTYKLESLWKDAVPVDVEKLLAR comes from the coding sequence ATGAGTACCGAACCGAACGTAGAACTAAATGGCGAAGAGCTGCTGGCGCTTTGCTGCAAAACCTTGGACGATGCCAAGGCGGAAGACATCGTAGCGCTCGACGTCAGGGAAACCTCTTCTATTACAAACTACTTGGTGCTCGCTTCTGGACTCGCGGAAGCGCATCTGCGCGCCTTGCGGAGAGATTTGGACAAAGCCTTGAAAAACCATAAGGTTAAGATTCTCGGAGTAGATGAAGGAGAGTTTAGCGGCTGGGCCGTGGTAGACGCCTTCGACATCATGATCCACTTATTCTCCCAAGAAACTCGTGACACCTATAAGTTAGAGTCACTCTGGAAAGACGCCGTACCAGTAGACGTAGAAAAGCTCTTGGCCCGCTAG
- a CDS encoding DUF481 domain-containing protein: MSRILLCLFILKLALGWTHLGAAETELAQAVLDNGDRLSGILLSQNEKEVDLQVDYLGKVVLPRDRIVDLIISPSVETLAERGSEDRVGEPKEGQGPPPSSQQKEPMGERPEKQLADSEETSEEAVNSDGSDMIRGGGQVLDPPKRIIVGVLATLSELEEGFNPLPAWTKQLQFGFNSLSGRQEQSSLNYSLQMSRKIEKNQLNFNAAYDYGEADNTTTLDKLATRFRWRKDIGPGIYYESQSDYSSDSIKLIDSNIEQKFGLGTRFIDNTRSSLSAGLGASGRWRNFADDQEDEVAYLLNLSQDWDYKVTEKVALKQDFTVAMPLEQSEDYEVNFAASLSSAVTKSINFSIRFQFGFDNSLEDDLKEDRRIISSLGYSF; the protein is encoded by the coding sequence ATGAGCCGAATACTCCTATGCCTTTTTATCCTCAAGCTAGCTCTTGGGTGGACGCATTTGGGGGCTGCAGAAACCGAGCTAGCTCAAGCCGTTTTGGACAATGGGGATCGGTTGAGCGGTATTCTTCTCAGTCAGAACGAGAAGGAGGTGGATCTGCAAGTGGACTACCTTGGAAAGGTGGTTTTGCCGCGGGATAGAATCGTCGATCTCATCATTAGCCCTTCAGTGGAAACCTTAGCTGAGAGGGGGAGTGAGGATAGAGTCGGAGAGCCTAAGGAGGGGCAGGGCCCGCCGCCTTCTTCACAACAAAAGGAGCCGATGGGTGAGCGTCCGGAAAAGCAGCTCGCTGATTCTGAAGAAACAAGCGAGGAAGCGGTCAATTCGGACGGCTCGGACATGATCCGAGGAGGCGGCCAAGTGTTGGATCCTCCTAAGCGAATCATCGTGGGCGTTCTGGCGACTTTGTCTGAGCTAGAGGAGGGCTTCAACCCTTTGCCGGCGTGGACGAAGCAGCTACAGTTTGGGTTTAATTCGCTCTCGGGTCGCCAGGAGCAGTCTTCTTTGAACTACAGTTTACAGATGTCGCGCAAGATCGAGAAGAACCAACTGAATTTCAATGCGGCCTACGACTATGGTGAGGCGGACAACACTACTACTCTTGACAAGCTGGCGACCCGCTTTCGCTGGCGAAAAGACATCGGCCCGGGAATTTACTACGAATCGCAATCCGATTACTCATCGGATTCTATCAAGCTTATCGATTCCAACATTGAGCAGAAATTTGGATTGGGAACTCGCTTCATAGACAACACGCGCAGTTCTTTGTCTGCAGGTTTAGGCGCCAGCGGACGTTGGCGTAACTTCGCTGACGATCAAGAAGACGAGGTGGCTTACTTGCTCAATCTTTCGCAGGATTGGGATTACAAAGTGACAGAAAAAGTCGCCTTAAAGCAGGATTTCACTGTTGCGATGCCTTTGGAGCAGTCGGAAGATTACGAGGTAAATTTTGCTGCTTCGCTATCAAGCGCGGTTACGAAATCGATCAATTTCTCGATCCGTTTCCAGTTCGGCTTCGACAATTCTCTAGAGGATGATCTCAAGGAGGACAGGCGTATCATCAGTTCGCTGGGTTACTCCTTCTAA
- a CDS encoding type IV pilin protein, with product MRKNTSKKGFTLVEIMIVVVIIGLLAAMAIPAFQKVRLDSRESAVTNDARQLASAAQQYMLENNTTTVTVGYTSTDGTVGSDLEDYVRRVGTGYTMATTLGIDSDFTISHPQLITDTNTTGTLTFTAEGQLK from the coding sequence ATGCGTAAGAACACATCTAAAAAGGGTTTTACTCTCGTTGAAATCATGATCGTCGTGGTCATCATCGGCCTCTTGGCTGCTATGGCTATCCCAGCGTTCCAGAAGGTACGCCTCGACTCCCGCGAAAGCGCCGTGACCAATGACGCTCGTCAGCTCGCATCCGCAGCTCAGCAGTACATGCTCGAAAACAACACCACCACTGTAACTGTTGGCTACACCAGCACCGATGGTACCGTTGGATCCGATCTTGAGGACTACGTTCGTCGTGTAGGAACTGGCTACACAATGGCTACTACTCTCGGTATCGACAGCGATTTCACCATCTCTCACCCACAGCTCATCACCGATACAAACACTACCGGTACGCTTACCTTCACTGCTGAAGGTCAGCTCAAGTAA
- a CDS encoding glycosyltransferase family 39 protein, producing the protein MSLESAPTAKLGEKLILPAFLAAGCIAFYLAFIGPDVVQAETAFIDFGYLNMCLLFGTFVWCCIPLLQEKQGFWKNRDFLVLASCALLGAFFLYTREGGGFKVSFDEEVLSNVAQNLANEHIPVMRESSLQGLASFEMIDKRPLLFPFLVSILHSVFGFRIENAFYLNFALTFVYLYLLASITKKVHSTSASYFTLFLACMMPILGQNASSGGFDILNMTIALGVAWFAIDYKQNPNAATMARLLFGTALVAHIRYESSILGVPVIILIASEWIRSKRITLSPSILLIPFTYMPVIWQLRAISANPENFQYKTDGAGTFSIAYVAENLQRAYKFFFIPSDSYAGSPFVAFIGFAGLLALIGKLASSKTPLIRTSDTRKAILIMSLYPLLHFAMIMSFYYGQFDDPIVTRLSIPIVTLLVACGGGLLASLFRRNGKLRVAVSIALVCCGVYGTRVYSSHEYSSTSEIAKRSEWALEFADSLPVGNYLFVTTMPRIFELHGLNNLSTVKARGVLKKIKNHLDLKTYNAVFILQNLKLERKDGELIETALPYNDLGPAVTLETIKEISFTPHNFCRISRIAAIDISADVPAAKQVTTAEETAQIRRVSPEEIRKWQKSLP; encoded by the coding sequence ATGTCCCTCGAATCGGCTCCCACAGCGAAACTAGGCGAAAAACTGATACTACCCGCTTTTCTAGCGGCGGGATGCATCGCGTTCTATCTCGCATTCATCGGCCCGGACGTCGTGCAAGCCGAAACAGCCTTCATCGATTTCGGCTACCTAAACATGTGCCTGCTTTTCGGCACTTTTGTCTGGTGCTGTATCCCCTTGCTTCAAGAGAAACAAGGCTTCTGGAAAAATAGGGATTTTCTGGTCTTAGCTTCCTGCGCCTTGCTAGGGGCGTTTTTCCTCTACACCCGAGAGGGAGGTGGCTTTAAGGTTTCCTTCGACGAGGAGGTACTTTCCAACGTAGCTCAAAACCTCGCCAACGAACACATTCCAGTGATGCGGGAATCATCGCTGCAAGGGCTGGCAAGCTTTGAGATGATCGACAAACGCCCGCTCCTCTTCCCTTTTCTCGTTTCGATTCTGCACTCAGTTTTTGGCTTTCGCATCGAGAACGCGTTCTATCTAAATTTCGCTCTCACCTTCGTCTACCTTTACCTGCTGGCATCGATCACCAAAAAGGTGCACTCCACCAGTGCCTCCTACTTCACCCTCTTTCTCGCCTGCATGATGCCAATTCTCGGGCAGAACGCCAGTAGCGGCGGGTTTGACATACTGAACATGACCATCGCTCTGGGCGTGGCTTGGTTTGCGATCGACTATAAGCAAAATCCTAACGCGGCGACCATGGCTAGGCTCCTTTTCGGGACTGCACTCGTCGCCCATATTCGTTACGAGTCTAGCATCCTCGGGGTGCCTGTCATCATATTGATTGCGAGTGAATGGATTCGATCGAAACGTATCACGCTTTCACCTAGCATCCTTCTAATCCCCTTCACCTACATGCCGGTGATCTGGCAGTTACGTGCCATCAGCGCGAACCCAGAAAACTTCCAATACAAGACCGACGGGGCTGGCACTTTCAGCATAGCCTATGTGGCTGAGAATCTGCAAAGGGCTTACAAATTCTTTTTCATCCCCAGCGATTCATACGCAGGGTCTCCCTTCGTAGCATTCATCGGCTTTGCAGGACTACTGGCTTTAATCGGTAAACTCGCCTCTAGCAAAACGCCGTTGATTAGAACCAGCGATACAAGAAAAGCGATACTGATAATGAGCCTGTATCCGCTTCTTCACTTCGCTATGATAATGTCCTTCTACTACGGACAGTTTGACGACCCTATCGTTACGCGATTAAGCATACCCATTGTCACGTTGCTGGTTGCCTGCGGGGGCGGACTGCTAGCGAGCCTTTTCAGACGAAATGGCAAATTACGCGTAGCAGTCTCCATCGCTCTCGTTTGCTGTGGCGTCTATGGAACTAGAGTGTATTCCTCTCACGAATACAGCTCCACGAGCGAGATCGCGAAACGTTCCGAATGGGCACTGGAGTTCGCCGATTCACTCCCTGTCGGCAATTATCTCTTTGTTACAACCATGCCGCGAATTTTTGAGCTCCACGGTCTCAATAATTTGAGCACGGTAAAGGCGCGAGGTGTTCTGAAAAAGATCAAGAACCACCTGGATCTGAAAACCTACAATGCGGTTTTCATCCTCCAAAATCTCAAGCTAGAAAGAAAAGACGGAGAGTTGATCGAAACCGCTCTTCCTTACAATGATCTCGGCCCCGCCGTAACACTCGAAACCATAAAGGAAATATCATTCACGCCACACAATTTTTGCCGCATTAGCCGCATAGCCGCCATCGACATTTCCGCGGACGTCCCCGCCGCCAAGCAAGTAACCACAGCAGAGGAAACTGCTCAAATAAGACGAGTCTCGCCCGAAGAGATTCGCAAATGGCAAAAGTCTCTCCCCTAG
- a CDS encoding class I SAM-dependent methyltransferase yields MPSRGYQYGGLEAELYDELDELSEFDDLHFYEWFASASPGPVLDVGCGTGRVLLPLVEKGFEVCGLDNSQAMLDICRERLREVAGDAKLVVGDMRSFDIGESRFGMVIIPGFSIQMLETDDDMLACFRNCREHLREGGQLLVTTHMPWEMIWDGRVEIPMEERCAKILPNNEGSLVAWQGWKIDSISQRLLLKNRYERLAADGDVLEVEEKEMWIRWHMPHDMMRLLGEAGFSDVSVYGDFGFEPPEADSDSIIYLAEV; encoded by the coding sequence ATGCCGAGTAGAGGATATCAGTATGGCGGCCTAGAAGCAGAGCTTTATGACGAGCTCGACGAATTGAGTGAGTTCGATGATCTGCATTTCTATGAATGGTTCGCTTCGGCGTCGCCCGGTCCTGTTTTGGATGTCGGTTGCGGTACTGGTCGCGTGCTATTGCCCTTGGTCGAAAAAGGTTTCGAAGTGTGCGGCTTGGATAATTCGCAAGCGATGCTCGATATTTGCCGGGAGCGTCTGCGGGAGGTTGCTGGGGACGCCAAACTTGTGGTGGGCGATATGAGGAGTTTCGATATCGGCGAATCGCGATTCGGAATGGTTATCATACCCGGCTTCAGCATCCAAATGCTGGAAACTGACGACGATATGCTAGCCTGTTTTCGCAATTGCCGCGAGCATCTGCGAGAAGGAGGTCAGCTCTTGGTAACGACACACATGCCCTGGGAAATGATCTGGGATGGCCGGGTGGAAATTCCGATGGAGGAACGTTGCGCTAAAATCCTGCCCAACAATGAAGGAAGCCTCGTGGCTTGGCAGGGATGGAAGATCGACTCGATTTCTCAGAGGTTGCTATTGAAAAACCGCTACGAGCGTCTTGCCGCCGATGGTGATGTGCTCGAAGTGGAGGAAAAGGAAATGTGGATCCGCTGGCACATGCCGCATGACATGATGCGACTATTGGGTGAAGCAGGTTTTTCCGACGTGTCGGTTTATGGCGATTTCGGGTTCGAGCCACCCGAAGCGGATAGCGATTCTATCATCTACCTCGCCGAAGTTTGA
- a CDS encoding HDOD domain-containing protein translates to MTTRILIIDPCEDTLKYYREVLEPKSSQWTLDCTGDSTEGIELAKRNTPDVVIVALSIDDDHGPDLLRSLDKIAPDAQPFISATETEKTKLESTLGSKFHFLPNPCHADKLITEINRCIAIETWLGNPRIKELISKMGEFPSLPSIYLKVVSALNSKNASAELIADCISGDLAISAKVLQTVNSSYYGFDQKVSNISEAVSILGLESVKNLVLGIEVFNKLGRSRHHKAITDQLWHHSMSVATAARRISQFETNDSDMAEEAYTAGLMHDIGKLVHLNAEPEKFQDAIKMANEESIPLHEAEEELLGCTHAETGAYILARWSMPTNLTEAVALHHQPVNSFGKSFSALAAVHVANAIVHHRQNAEHPSSTPNEEFIIEIGKSDSWQDWVDTSTGKTSKKPQVKEAKEVEAKEPTQEPASPKLAVKKSEPTSEPSPAPAASTQSEPKVEEKQNKKSLMPLVALAACIALAATGITLMNTVPTEEPSESLSLAEEAPTSSLASAIEQAKEMSGITETEEALQEIFDDQELAATPEPAEEELLVHEEADASDLVAEKEENELPKPKLPEPEPEQVFPEVVLGGIFYSEKRPLASVNGKIVKTGDTISGVKIVRIEKARVTVQYESEQRSYKLN, encoded by the coding sequence ATGACCACTCGGATTCTAATAATCGATCCTTGCGAGGACACCCTTAAATACTACCGCGAGGTATTAGAGCCAAAATCCAGCCAGTGGACACTCGATTGCACGGGAGACTCCACCGAAGGCATTGAACTAGCCAAAAGGAACACTCCCGATGTCGTCATAGTTGCCCTTTCCATTGACGACGACCACGGGCCCGACCTGCTAAGAAGCTTGGACAAGATAGCCCCAGACGCACAGCCGTTCATTTCTGCTACCGAAACAGAGAAAACGAAACTCGAGTCTACGCTCGGATCCAAATTCCATTTTCTTCCCAATCCCTGTCACGCGGACAAGCTCATCACGGAAATCAACCGCTGCATCGCGATCGAAACCTGGCTGGGTAATCCTCGGATCAAAGAGCTCATCTCTAAGATGGGCGAGTTCCCGAGCCTTCCCTCCATTTACCTGAAGGTCGTCAGTGCTCTCAACAGCAAGAACGCGTCCGCCGAACTCATAGCCGATTGCATCTCGGGAGACTTGGCGATTTCCGCTAAGGTTCTACAAACCGTCAATTCTTCGTATTACGGGTTTGACCAGAAGGTTTCCAACATATCGGAAGCCGTCAGTATCCTCGGCTTGGAAAGCGTCAAAAACCTCGTTCTCGGGATCGAAGTATTCAACAAACTCGGGCGCTCGAGACACCATAAGGCAATAACCGATCAGCTGTGGCACCACAGCATGTCGGTAGCTACGGCAGCTCGCCGCATCAGCCAGTTCGAGACAAACGACAGCGACATGGCGGAGGAGGCCTACACCGCAGGCTTGATGCACGACATTGGTAAACTGGTGCACTTGAATGCAGAACCAGAGAAATTTCAGGACGCCATCAAGATGGCCAACGAGGAGTCCATTCCCCTTCACGAGGCGGAAGAAGAGCTGCTCGGCTGCACGCACGCAGAAACAGGAGCTTACATCTTGGCTCGCTGGAGCATGCCTACCAATTTGACAGAGGCAGTCGCTCTCCATCACCAACCAGTCAACTCGTTCGGTAAGAGCTTTTCTGCCCTCGCCGCCGTTCACGTGGCAAACGCAATTGTTCACCACCGACAAAACGCCGAACATCCTAGCTCCACGCCCAACGAAGAATTTATCATCGAAATCGGAAAATCCGATAGCTGGCAGGACTGGGTAGATACCAGCACTGGAAAGACTTCTAAGAAACCTCAAGTAAAGGAAGCAAAAGAGGTTGAAGCAAAAGAGCCGACGCAAGAGCCAGCCTCGCCAAAACTAGCGGTTAAAAAGAGCGAGCCAACTTCCGAGCCGTCTCCAGCCCCAGCTGCTTCGACGCAGAGCGAGCCCAAAGTGGAGGAGAAGCAGAACAAAAAGAGTTTAATGCCTCTGGTCGCTCTTGCTGCCTGTATCGCCCTTGCCGCAACAGGTATTACTCTCATGAATACGGTTCCGACAGAGGAACCAAGTGAGAGTTTGAGCCTGGCAGAGGAAGCGCCAACCAGCTCGCTCGCCTCTGCAATCGAACAGGCTAAGGAGATGTCAGGAATCACTGAGACCGAGGAAGCGTTACAGGAGATTTTCGACGACCAAGAATTGGCGGCGACACCGGAACCAGCCGAAGAAGAATTACTTGTCCATGAAGAAGCAGACGCTTCCGACCTCGTCGCCGAGAAGGAGGAAAACGAGCTTCCCAAGCCAAAACTACCAGAGCCCGAGCCGGAACAAGTTTTTCCCGAAGTGGTTCTGGGCGGCATTTTCTACAGCGAGAAACGTCCCCTCGCGAGCGTGAATGGCAAGATCGTCAAAACAGGCGACACTATCAGTGGAGTTAAAATCGTTCGCATCGAAAAGGCCCGCGTGACAGTTCAATACGAGAGCGAGCAACGCTCCTACAAGCTGAACTAG
- a CDS encoding TrmH family RNA methyltransferase: protein MICLCLAIGFGVVSWRRCVVLTLSMLTPLSKTKLSYFRKFQQKKVREEEGLFIIEGWHLIEEALKASHPLRTLIYDPTAKRDDSENEVLKLALEACDEAYEADASQLERLSDTKASQGVLALAAKVGCSFDTLLDRLPSEGSVRLMLLDELGDPGNCGSIVRACDWFGLNGVVLGTGCAELENGKTARSTMGGLFHLPIAVGVDLDSALDRLKQLGVQIFTTELDERAVSLSDFSFPDRCALVIGNEARGVSEIVSKKADGKLFAPKFGEGESLNAAVAAAVFLARWRL from the coding sequence ATGATCTGTCTCTGCTTGGCGATAGGCTTTGGTGTTGTGAGTTGGCGGCGGTGTGTTGTTTTAACACTGAGTATGTTGACGCCGTTATCGAAGACGAAACTTTCCTATTTTCGAAAGTTCCAGCAAAAGAAAGTGAGAGAAGAGGAGGGGCTTTTCATCATCGAAGGTTGGCACTTAATAGAGGAAGCTCTCAAAGCCTCCCACCCACTGCGGACGCTAATCTACGATCCAACAGCCAAGCGGGATGACAGCGAAAACGAGGTCTTGAAGCTCGCTCTAGAGGCCTGCGATGAGGCCTATGAGGCGGACGCAAGCCAGCTCGAACGGCTATCCGACACGAAGGCATCTCAGGGCGTTTTGGCCCTTGCTGCAAAGGTCGGCTGCTCTTTCGATACGCTTCTGGACCGGTTGCCGAGCGAAGGGTCTGTGCGTCTGATGTTACTCGATGAGCTTGGGGATCCGGGAAATTGTGGGTCGATTGTGCGAGCCTGCGACTGGTTTGGTTTGAACGGTGTTGTGCTCGGTACTGGTTGCGCGGAGTTGGAAAACGGCAAAACGGCTCGCTCCACGATGGGGGGGCTTTTTCATCTACCCATCGCGGTGGGAGTTGATCTAGATTCCGCTTTGGATCGATTGAAGCAACTTGGAGTTCAGATATTCACTACGGAGTTGGATGAGCGGGCGGTCTCGCTGTCGGATTTCAGTTTCCCCGATCGCTGTGCCTTAGTGATTGGGAACGAAGCGCGAGGTGTTTCGGAGATCGTATCCAAAAAGGCGGACGGCAAGTTGTTTGCGCCGAAATTCGGAGAAGGGGAGTCGTTGAATGCAGCCGTCGCGGCGGCAGTATTTCTGGCTCGTTGGCGTCTTTAG
- the dinB gene encoding DNA polymerase IV translates to MIHIDMDCFYAAIEVRDHPQLRNEPVAVGGRSSRRGVLTTCNYKAREFGIRSAMPTFQAMQRCPHLIVMPVRSEVYQKESRRIRAIFADYTDLIEPLSLDEAYLDVSHIDRPAAEIAKEIRARIKKTTGLNASAGIAANKMLAKIASDWKKPNGQYEVRDDQVSEFMEDLPVSKIWGVGKKATKRLYSMGIETCGQLQLRDRPELQRHFGKFGLELYNLARGLDDREVVSHRIRKSMSCERTYAQDLDSLDERQQHAAEIFQELSSDLARFKSDRPIVKIFVKCKYSDFTRSSIERSGLPFELSSFQDLLAESYQRRAEPIRLLGLGVRFADPQRQASTAEQLQFDWG, encoded by the coding sequence ATCATTCACATCGATATGGACTGCTTCTACGCAGCCATCGAGGTGCGAGACCACCCTCAGCTCCGCAATGAACCGGTGGCAGTGGGCGGGCGGAGCAGCCGAAGAGGCGTTTTAACCACTTGCAACTACAAGGCTCGGGAATTTGGCATTCGCTCCGCCATGCCAACCTTTCAGGCGATGCAGCGCTGTCCGCACCTTATCGTTATGCCCGTCAGGTCCGAGGTCTACCAAAAGGAAAGCCGACGCATTCGAGCCATATTCGCAGACTACACCGACCTCATCGAGCCGCTCTCCCTGGATGAGGCGTACTTGGACGTGAGCCATATCGACCGCCCTGCGGCCGAAATTGCGAAAGAGATCCGAGCTCGTATAAAAAAGACAACAGGGCTCAATGCCTCAGCCGGAATCGCAGCCAACAAGATGCTGGCAAAGATCGCAAGCGATTGGAAAAAGCCCAACGGTCAATACGAAGTTAGAGACGACCAAGTATCCGAATTCATGGAGGATCTTCCCGTATCCAAAATATGGGGCGTTGGAAAAAAGGCGACAAAACGTCTGTACTCGATGGGCATCGAAACCTGCGGACAGCTACAACTTCGCGATCGCCCAGAGCTTCAGAGACACTTCGGAAAATTCGGCTTGGAACTCTATAATCTGGCCCGCGGCCTCGATGACAGAGAAGTAGTCTCCCACCGAATCCGCAAATCCATGAGTTGCGAGCGCACCTACGCTCAAGACCTCGATTCGCTCGACGAGCGTCAACAGCATGCTGCGGAGATCTTTCAAGAACTTAGCTCCGACCTAGCTCGTTTCAAAAGCGATCGACCCATCGTAAAGATTTTCGTGAAGTGCAAATACTCGGACTTTACTCGAAGCTCCATCGAGCGAAGCGGACTCCCTTTCGAACTTTCGAGCTTTCAGGACCTACTAGCCGAATCCTATCAAAGGCGAGCCGAGCCGATTCGCCTCCTTGGGCTAGGCGTTCGTTTCGCAGATCCCCAAAGACAGGCGAGCACCGCCGAGCAGTTGCAATTCGACTGGGGCTAA